Part of the Vibrio penaeicida genome is shown below.
TTTTCCAAGTCTTGAAGAATGTAAGCATTGGTTGAACGAAGGTAGTAATACGCCCCTTCCCATGTGGCAAAGTCGTAAGGCATCACCACATATTTAGCCGGATCCCATGCCCGCGCTGCAATGAAGCCTGTGTCGTGAAGATATTTAGCAATATCGCTATTGTAGCTACCAAATGGATAAGCAAATGTTGTTGGGCGCTTACCCGTGTTCGCTTCAATTCTGTCTGAGGCGAACTTCACTTCATCATCATAACGATCTGGAGTAACTGGCGGGTGCGTTATGCCCTGCCAGTCGGTGTAATCATCGTTAAAATCGTGGTGAAGTACCGTATGGTTAGCCATTTCAATGCCAGCATTATGACCTTGAACGATAGGCTCCCATCCTAGCCATTCTGCCGTTGATGTGGTGACAAATATCGTCGCTGCCATATCACGTTCCATAAGCTGAGGAATCGCAATGTCTTTCTGACCTGGCGAGTAGTCGTCGAACGCCAGTACCACCGCTGCGTCTTGGAACCCCTTCCAATTCGCAATTTCGTAATCCAGTTGAGTGCTTGCCATAGCAGGTGCCGACAAAAGCCCAACGCAAGCCATCATAGTTAACTTATTGATAGTCATCGTATTATCCTTGTTGAACAACCGACAACCATCCTGTGCTACTTATACGCGATCTTCAAAGTTTTATAAAAGAACTGCAATCAGACACTCACCCAAACATGTAATTGATAATTAACATAATTTCCGAGACCTTCAGCAAAGAAAATGCCGTGGGTATAGTTTCTAATCTATAGTTCTTGGTTTTTCTTTGATGCGCTCACAATGAACTTTTCGACCTCGGCGTAGAAAAGCGATGGATCATTTTGCACCCAGTGATTCGCGCCTTTAAACGAAACATTGTTTAAGGTTTGTATAAAGTTAAGGGCTCGCTCGCACCCCTCTAGGCTCTGGGTTCCCCAAAAATAAGTAGTGGGTATTGATAGGTTTTCGAATATTTGCCCCCAACTTACAACACCACGGCTATCCTGAGTATCATGTTGAGCATAGATCTCACTCGCCGTTTCTCCCAACACTAATGGGTCACAACGCCTAAGCGAGGACAAATACTTAACCCCAGCACCATGATGCCATTTAAGGGTAAACCGTTTTGCGAACCCTTCACCTTTCACCCACTCAGAGAATTCCGCTTTTGTTAATCCCGAATATTGTTCCGCTATGATTTGAGAAAGAATGATGCTCTCTTCATGAAGCCCGCCTTCGGCATTAATGAACCCCTCAACGATACGATTCGTATCAAACTGGCAGACCAGCGTGGAAATGTCGCCTCCCCATGAGTGCCCGAGTAGGTAGCATCTATCAATGCCCATTTGATCTAACGCTTTTAGAATACGTTTTGCTTGCGTTTCCGTGGAATGGGAAGAGCAAGAAGCAGGTGAATAGCCATAACCACACATGTCAAACATGATTAGGTTGTAATTGGGCAGCCAATCAATGGCATCAGCGAAGCATTGATGGGACTCACCTAAACCATGAATAAGGACGAGTGTTTCTTGAGATTCTACCTTTTGCGTGGATAAGCAATACAGGCTATCCCCATCTATTTGTAACCATTTTTCGACTAACACTTATTTTCATGCTCCCTTTTGATATTGCTTAATCTTAACCAACCCAAAGCCTATTGAAACAAAAAAAAGTGCGCGATAAGCACACTTTTATAAAATATTTATGGGATAAATTATTGGTATTTTGCTGCTGTAATAAATTGCCCAAAAGACTCACACCAAACTATCACGCTATTAAAGTTTTCTGGCTTGATACCTGCTGGTACTTCAACAACGAAATTCTCAAAAGTTTTCACGTCTCCCACTTGAACCATTTGCGATTTTATCCGATTGAAATCCGATTCTGTCTCTACAAATTCTGGCGAAAGATAGAGCTTGTAGTCTGGCCCTGGAGCAAGTTCTCCTTCCAGAGTGATAAAATCTGAACCAATAGAAACGGCTCCTTCCCCCCAATGAAGCGCATCACTGTCTTCGAGTTCTTTTTTAAATTGAGCAGTAAACAGTGTTTCAAGGGATTTCTCTTCTATCACAGCCGTACTTGGAGCTGGCGGCGCAGTAAGAATAGGAAGCGCATAGATACCGGCACCAAACCCCAACGCCCCAACAACGCCGTGAGTAGCAACAAGTAGAGCCAACGTACGTATTTTCATTATATTCACCTGAGTAAAGATTAAACCTGTGGTTTTGAACTTAGCTGGTTATTGCTAGACGCCTCTAAGCGCTCTACCTCTTTGTTGAGTTCTGCAATTTTTTCACTCATTAACTTATGGCATCTATCCGCCAGTTTTCTAGCATCCGCTAGCTGATAATCCGACACATCAATGGGTTCCAGCATTTCAGTAATCACTATGCCATTGTTGATGCGGTTGAGTGAAAACTTATTATGAGCATTGCTGACGCACATTGGCGTAATAGGCACACCCGCTTCGATTGCAGTACGAAACGCCCCTGTTTTAAAAGGCAACAAACCACGCCCTTTGCTTCGGGTTCCTTCTGGGTAAATCCATACAGATAAATCACGTTGATGAATGGCTTCTGCTACTTGCTTAATTGTATTTCGGGCTTTGGACTTGTCTTCACGGTTAATCAAGATGTTGCCTGTAATCCAGTAAAGCTGACCAAAGAATGGAAGCCACAACAAATCCCGTTTTCCCAAAGTCACGGTTCTTGGGCGTAACATGCCGGGAGAAGTGACAAAATCAAACACGTTCTGATGATTAGAAATATAGACACTGTTATCAGGTGTTGGTGCATTCTCCAACCCACGCTGAACCAGCTTTATGCCAAAGAGCTTATGGAGCTGATTAAACCAACGGCAAAATGTATAAACATGTTTAGGGTTTCTAGGGTTAAAAGCACAGTATAGGCAGGCACATATAGTAATAACGACCAAAAACACCCCAACTAACAATAATCGTAGAACAGCAAGCAAAACTCTCTCCTTATCGAGTATGGCGGCTAAAACCGCACTAATTCAGATTGTTATACTCAAGCTAACTTAATATGAAAAGTTCGGTAACCGTTAATTGAGTGCAGAGTTAGAGTTTTCACTCAATCTCAATCAAATGCAACTTTTGCTCAGCCATCATCTTAATGCCTTAGTAACCTCATTGATTGCAAAAATCGCCTCGAAAGATCAACAGACCCTAATTACGATCATATTAATATTCAACATACTATCCTCCGCCTATATCTATCCTAACAACTTCTAATTATTAACAAACCCTCGAATAGGTAAACTCGGCTTATGTTAAACAAAACAGTATTGGCGCTGGCAGTGACCGTTCTGCTTAGTGCCTGCGGCGGCGGTGGTTCTTCTACCAATGAACCCGTACAAAAACCCACACCAACACCAACACCAACACCAACAAGCAAAACGATAACCGTCATCGACGGCTACCTTAGTAATGCCGCCGTATGTATTGATAGAAATAAAAATGGTCAATGTGATAACGGCGAGCAACTGAGCACAACGACTGATGCTTCTGGAAAGATAACCATTGATAAAGCGGATTTTGCCCACCCAGTCATTGCACAAGTGATTGCAGGTCAAACTCAGGACTCAGACAATCCGGGTTACCTAAGCCATTCCTATGAAATGATTGCTGGCGCAGGTGAAGAGAGCATTACACCATTTACGACGTTAGCAAAAATCCACAAAATGGACATGTCGGCGTTAGCTGCAAGCTTAAACCTTCCTTTAGATGCTTTCACCGGAGATTATGTCGCTAAAAAGACGTCAAACAACGACTCCGCCAAAGCACATTTGTTTGCACGCGCCATCACTCAACAATTTAGTGAAAACCTTTCAGATGCGGATGCCAACGAACTGCTCACAATGTCTGGCAAGTTAACGGCAGAAATAGCAAAGCTTGTTAACGAAGGTAAAGATCTGGATAGCGTGGATCTGGACTTCGATTCTGATGGTAAGGTCAAAAGAAAAGACAAATACCAAGGCTTAACGAAATATCTCGAATCTGGAAAGTTTTGGGTATCAACACTCAACAACAATGATTACCTGCTGCAAACAGCGAATTTTGCAGATGGTAAAATGAATGGCTCTCTATTTGGCGCAACAGACAAACCTTATGAGATAGCGGGTAAGTCTTTAACGTTCACTGACTCAAATACGTCTATGGACTTCTTCTATGTCACGCCAGAATTTGCATTAAGCTTTTCTTCCATCAACCATTTACCTCTGATTTGGAGTAAGCAAGATTTCGTTTCCGGTGTTGAAGCTGATGTAAAGGCATCGGATTTAATAGGTAAACGCTGGTACCACATCCGCGATATCATCGACGTTGACCAACACGCACAACTTCAATTGGTCGAACTTCACTTTAAAGATGCTCAAACCGTTTCAGTGAAGCCCTATAAGGAAGAAGCGTTTGATGCAAGTTGGACGTTTACAGAAGGCACGCATAGTAATGGTGCAACAAAACAGACAATAGCGATCTCCTTTACTAACAATGCCCAGCACGACAGCTTGAATAGAGAGGCTGCACTCACACTCGTCACCCAGCTCCAAAGTAAAGGGGTTATTCTTGTCGACAACACGTCAAGTCAGTTGAAATCGGATAACCTGCTTATAAAAAGTAAAAAGTTTGCATACTTTATCTATGAAGAATGGGCACGAAACACTGCTCAACCAATTTCAGATTTACATGCTTATCTTACAAAAAGACCAATGTATATCAGTGAATTTCGTAATAGCGCGGGCAGTCAATTCGACACCATTTTCTTTAGCTCTGAGAACCAACTTTCAACCAGTTATTGTGGCGGGTCTTCTGGGTGTAAAAATACCCCGTACACAATCGCAAACCAAACTCTCGATTTTGACCAATATCAGTTTGAATTTATCGATACGAATACAACCTACTTGTTAAGTTTCGACAAAAACGATGAGCTGGCAATTTGGACAACGCCACAATTTTGGAGAACATCCAAAAATATCGATGATTCGTTTGTTAAGGGAAATACTTTCTATCACCTTCGAGATATTACCTCTTCTACCCAACATGCTATTCCTGTTTTAACCACACTAGCGTTTGGCGACGATAACACCGTCACCATTACTCCAGAGGGCGAAACAGGGTTTACAGCAACATGGGAAGTCAAAGATTGGAAAGATCACAATCAAAAAGAGTACCGCATAATTGACATTGTTTTCCCTGAAGGAGAAAAGGATAGACCGAGTTTGCGCAAAGAAAACGGAATGAGACTAGAGGTTTACTTCTCAACACCTAACCTGTCTTTAACCGACAACCACGCAAGCATTGCTATGAATCGAGATAACATGCTCTTCTCTAACGAAGCCCTAGCGAGATCAATTTATACTCGTTGGAAAAAGTAAATTCTTTGAGAATGTCTTCATTTATAAAGGCTGCGTTTTGTAGCCTTTTCTTTGGTTTTTTCTAACTTTAAACAAGCTAACTTCCTAATCCGATACGATCGTAATGGTCCGACACGTGTAGCTACCCACTCTACAAACCGAGATAATCCGCAGATCACCCTATAAAATTCGCAAATATCGGTTGAGCCATAAAATTCATAGAAATCATTTTCCTCCTTCAACGTCGGTCTCTTTCTATTCTCTGAATTTGATACATGGTAGCTATTTGGCTTACAGAACTTTGCTGTTTTCATTCTTTCCCTCTCCTCGGTCTGATTTGCTAAATCATCTCCAAAAGATTCTGTTTTGATCGATAAACGAACCAAGTAGAGCATCACTCTTCCTTGACTCAATACCAGAATACGGTTCATCATCTTTTTATCAATGGAGTTAAATGAAAGGCTCTTTTCATGAATAAAAAGAATGTTGACTGGAATGATTTACAATTATTCCTTGCTGTGGCTCGTGAAGGCGGGCTTTCTGCTGCTGTAAAATCCACTCAGCGTAGCGCGGCAACGTTAGGAAGAAGAATGTATGCCCTAGAGCGGGGAATTGGGAAAGAACTGTTTATTCGACACGATAGAGGTTACGAGCTTCTAGCCGATGGTAGAAAGTTGCTTGAAGAACTCACCAACATTGAAGCAAAGATCCTTAACCTAACCACTCCCGCTTCCCAGCAAGCAGATAGGCCTCTTGTCAAAATATCCGCAGGGACTTGGACAACCTTATTCCTTATAGAAAACCTCAATTCGCTGTCAGAAGTATTGCCAGATATTCGCCTACGATTTGTCTCTACCGAAAAAACGTTAAATATCACTCACCGAGAGGTGGTTATTGGGATCCGCAATACTCGACCAACAGAGGAAACGTTAGCTTGTAGGAAACTAAAACGGGTAGACTTTGCACCCTATGCGACGCATTCCGCACAAGATACTTGGATCAAATTGCAGGCAGATGTTCCATCAGCTCGGTGGCTTGAACGCCATGCTAGCGATGACGTAATTTGCGAGGTAAATGAACCAAGAAACAGCCTTGATTTGGCACTAGCAGGGAAAGGCATAGCCTTACTCCCTACGTTTATTGGTGATGCTCAACCTTCACTCGTTCGAGCCGGAGCCATCATTGATGAGTTAGGACACGATCAATGGCTAGTCACTCACCAAGATGATCGCTATCTTCCTGAAGTCCGCGGCTTGATCGACAGACTGTGCCAATTTTTGGTGTAACCTTGAATTCAGCGGTCTTTTAACGCTGCGCCATCGGATGATCGGGATTCATCTGAAGCAAATCCCAAAGGTTTCCGTACAAATCTTCAAATACGGCGACGGTGCCATAATCTTGTTCGCTGGGTTCACGCACAAAATGAATGCCTTTTTCTTTCATGCTATTGAAGTCTCGCCAAAAATCATCGGTGCGTAAAAACAAAAATACCCTACCGCCCGCTTGGTTTCCAATAAACGGTCTTTGCTCAGGCTTTGATGCTTTCGCCAGTAATAATGCTACGCCATCGGACCCCGGAGGAGATACCACAACCCAACGTTTATCCTGTTCTGGTTGATAGGTATCTTCTACTAATTCGAAGTGGAGTTTATTGATATAGAAGTCGAGTGCGTCATCGTAATCATCAACGACGAGAGAAATATGGATGATACTTTGTTTCATGTGACTGCCCCTGATATTAAGTGGCTACATGTTATCAAACCGTATTTGAGAACAAAGAGAATATTAGGACTAACCAGAATTCCATTCAGTCATGAACGAGCTAATTTGAATCAATTATGAGACTTAAGGTGACTCTTCATCCCATAACGTCATTGCCACATTTGATTGAAGTAGTGTTTACGCTCTATTTTTCAGTGAATTAACAACCAACAGACTTTGGTTTCGGCTTTTAAGGTTGTGGTTGTAATTGCACCATTATTGAACAAACATTAATCAAACCTACCTTCTGGGGCTTTTTTATTTGGCTCTGGTTGATGATCCAATTTCTCGAATGCTGGTATGAGAGGGAGGAACCCATGTGCTATATATTTGCTGGTCAATCGCCAGAGAATTATCAATTTGTCTCGCGCTCTGTTCGCTTAGGTGGTCATTCCACCAGCGTTCGGCTTGAGTCCAAGTTTTGGACAGTTATTGATGAAATAGCGACAGTTCAACATATGACAACGGGTCAGTTTCTTTCATTACTTTATGATGAAGCCACCGACTTGCATGGCGACATATCCAATTTTGCCTCATTGCTCCGATGCTCCTGCGTAATGTACCTTTCTCAGCCAGAAAAGGTACTCAAAACCGCTAAGCAGCAACTTCACGCTCAGGCTCATTGATCGAGTGAAGTTCTAAATACCGCTCCCCCCTAATATCGGTATAGGTGCGGGTACATGTTAATAAAGTTACATTTTTTTAACATGTGGTAGCATACTACCACCACCTCTCAGTGGTTCACGTTTATATTGATTTAAAAATCAATAACAGCAAAGTGAGCCACAAATGACAAAAGCCATTCACACCATGATTCGAGTACTTAACTTGGATCGCTCCATTCAATTTTACTCGACCGCCCTTGGGTTAGAACTCGCAGATCAATATGAATTTGACGGGTTTACCTTAACCTATTTGCGCGATCCTAATTCCGGATTTGAAGTCGAACTGACCCTGAATCACGGCCGAGATTCTCCTTATGAACATGGCGATGCCTATGGCCACTTAGCGGTATGCATCGACAATATCGAGCAAACTCATCACTCGTTAACTGAGGCGGGATTTACCCCTACTCCCGTTAAGTCGATGCAACATAACAACAAAACCATGGCGACGTTCTTTTTCTTAACCGATCCCGACGGTTACAAAATTGAATTTTTGCAAAAACATGGTCGATTCCAATAACGGATTACACTGGAGGTCGTAAGGATGAACGATCAAAATCTAAGTAGAAGAAAGTTTCTAAAACTCTCTTCAGTTAGTGCAGCAACAGCGCTAACACTCAGCCTTTCTGGATATTCGCTTGCTGGGCAAAAATGGCAAATGAAGGTCTCGAAACTCAATACCGAAGAAGCCAACTTACTATTGGCATTATGTCGACGTATCTACCCTCACCCGCACCTTGCTGATTTCTTTTATGGCGCGTGTGTGGAAAGCCTCGACGGGCAATTGTCTGGCGACAGCCTTGCCTCCTTTAAACAAGGATTGTCGACGCTCAATAAGAGTGGATTTTCTACGATGTCCGTAACGGCTCAAGACGCCGTTTTAAACAAGCTTTCCTCTGAACCTTTCTTTCAAACAGTGCGAGGCAACATGGTGGTTTCTTTGTACAACAACCCAAAAATTTGGGCGAAGTTTGGCTATGAGGGTCCTTCCTTTTCAAAAGGAGGATATTTGCATCGCGGTTTTGATGACATTGATTGGCTGCCAATGGAAAACAAGGAGGTGTCCAATGGCTAAATTTGAACTTGCTGACAGCAGCGTCGTGGTCGTGATTGGGTCCGGCGCAGGCGGGGGGACGCTCGCCAATGAGCTGTGTCAAAAAGGAGTAAAGGTGGTGTGTTTGGAAGCTGGCACGCACTTAAATTACGCCAAAGACTTTAAAAACGATGAATGGCACATGTTTGGCAAAGAAGCGTGGCTGGATAAAAGAACGACCTCTGGCACATGGGAAGTTGCACGCGATTTCCCTAACTTACCCGCTTGGATTTGCAAAACCGTTGGCGGCTCAACCCTCCATTGGGCAGGCGCCAGTTTAAGAATTCAAGAACACGAGTTTAAGGCTCTCACTCACTACGGCGAAGTGAAAGACGCAGCGTTACTCGATTGGCCAATTACCCTTGCCGAACTCGAACCTTACTACGATAAAGCCGAAGACAAAATGGGGGTCACGCGCACTCACGATATACCTGGCTTGCCGGGGAACAATAACTACAAAGTCATGGAAGCGGGTGCCCGTAAACTCGGCTATAAGCAAGTGCATACGGGTAGAATGGCGATTAACTCTCAGCCTCGTGATGGCCGCCCTGGCTGCATGCAACTTGGGTTTTGTTTCCAAGGATGCCGCATGT
Proteins encoded:
- a CDS encoding twin-arginine translocation signal domain-containing protein; translated protein: MNDQNLSRRKFLKLSSVSAATALTLSLSGYSLAGQKWQMKVSKLNTEEANLLLALCRRIYPHPHLADFFYGACVESLDGQLSGDSLASFKQGLSTLNKSGFSTMSVTAQDAVLNKLSSEPFFQTVRGNMVVSLYNNPKIWAKFGYEGPSFSKGGYLHRGFDDIDWLPMENKEVSNG
- a CDS encoding 1-acylglycerol-3-phosphate O-acyltransferase, with translation MLAVLRLLLVGVFLVVITICACLYCAFNPRNPKHVYTFCRWFNQLHKLFGIKLVQRGLENAPTPDNSVYISNHQNVFDFVTSPGMLRPRTVTLGKRDLLWLPFFGQLYWITGNILINREDKSKARNTIKQVAEAIHQRDLSVWIYPEGTRSKGRGLLPFKTGAFRTAIEAGVPITPMCVSNAHNKFSLNRINNGIVITEMLEPIDVSDYQLADARKLADRCHKLMSEKIAELNKEVERLEASSNNQLSSKPQV
- a CDS encoding polysaccharide deacetylase family protein, producing MTINKLTMMACVGLLSAPAMASTQLDYEIANWKGFQDAAVVLAFDDYSPGQKDIAIPQLMERDMAATIFVTTSTAEWLGWEPIVQGHNAGIEMANHTVLHHDFNDDYTDWQGITHPPVTPDRYDDEVKFASDRIEANTGKRPTTFAYPFGSYNSDIAKYLHDTGFIAARAWDPAKYVVMPYDFATWEGAYYYLRSTNAYILQDLEKFEFVLDFALESGGLYILTWHSIVGPDGGADWSDLVPQDVFENQLDIVKSKDDAWVTTFEKAVKYHKQKAVATVDLVSVDEKVMTLNLTDTLADEVYDEPLTLKVKVPAQFGVKKVEQAGQALAFKWDDQSIIFDATPDRGEIVIHNW
- a CDS encoding LysR family transcriptional regulator, yielding MNKKNVDWNDLQLFLAVAREGGLSAAVKSTQRSAATLGRRMYALERGIGKELFIRHDRGYELLADGRKLLEELTNIEAKILNLTTPASQQADRPLVKISAGTWTTLFLIENLNSLSEVLPDIRLRFVSTEKTLNITHREVVIGIRNTRPTEETLACRKLKRVDFAPYATHSAQDTWIKLQADVPSARWLERHASDDVICEVNEPRNSLDLALAGKGIALLPTFIGDAQPSLVRAGAIIDELGHDQWLVTHQDDRYLPEVRGLIDRLCQFLV
- a CDS encoding VOC family protein, which translates into the protein MTKAIHTMIRVLNLDRSIQFYSTALGLELADQYEFDGFTLTYLRDPNSGFEVELTLNHGRDSPYEHGDAYGHLAVCIDNIEQTHHSLTEAGFTPTPVKSMQHNNKTMATFFFLTDPDGYKIEFLQKHGRFQ
- a CDS encoding alpha/beta fold hydrolase; translation: MLVEKWLQIDGDSLYCLSTQKVESQETLVLIHGLGESHQCFADAIDWLPNYNLIMFDMCGYGYSPASCSSHSTETQAKRILKALDQMGIDRCYLLGHSWGGDISTLVCQFDTNRIVEGFINAEGGLHEESIILSQIIAEQYSGLTKAEFSEWVKGEGFAKRFTLKWHHGAGVKYLSSLRRCDPLVLGETASEIYAQHDTQDSRGVVSWGQIFENLSIPTTYFWGTQSLEGCERALNFIQTLNNVSFKGANHWVQNDPSLFYAEVEKFIVSASKKNQEL
- a CDS encoding VOC family protein, which encodes MKQSIIHISLVVDDYDDALDFYINKLHFELVEDTYQPEQDKRWVVVSPPGSDGVALLLAKASKPEQRPFIGNQAGGRVFLFLRTDDFWRDFNSMKEKGIHFVREPSEQDYGTVAVFEDLYGNLWDLLQMNPDHPMAQR
- a CDS encoding DM13 domain-containing protein, translating into MKIRTLALLVATHGVVGALGFGAGIYALPILTAPPAPSTAVIEEKSLETLFTAQFKKELEDSDALHWGEGAVSIGSDFITLEGELAPGPDYKLYLSPEFVETESDFNRIKSQMVQVGDVKTFENFVVEVPAGIKPENFNSVIVWCESFGQFITAAKYQ
- a CDS encoding ribbon-helix-helix domain-containing protein, with translation MCYIFAGQSPENYQFVSRSVRLGGHSTSVRLESKFWTVIDEIATVQHMTTGQFLSLLYDEATDLHGDISNFASLLRCSCVMYLSQPEKVLKTAKQQLHAQAH